One part of the Phragmites australis chromosome 3, lpPhrAust1.1, whole genome shotgun sequence genome encodes these proteins:
- the LOC133911186 gene encoding transcription factor bHLH18-like gives MEDSSLFMQWAVSTQQHEQPAAAVDGDCGEATFPSLQAFREASHAAKMVQELIAEAHAANSWSSGDGDIADGSSVGNNSAPAAVDHDIWPMSPNSARRGPIRSSSGTILPVSWNFSAASAQPGSDGVMETTGAATRGLPDLVHGSPRTRRSGLKSAAGSMSAPYAQDHIIAERKRRERINQRFIELSTVIPGLKKMDKATILSDATRYVKELQEKLKGMEAGGSNSRSIETVLLVKRPCLHGAAEPDDDGSLLSVSSGTPAARKQLPEIEVRFSEKSVMVRVHCEDAKGMVVKVLTEVEKLHLSIIHANVMPFPACTLIITITAKVEESFTVTAEEIVGRLNSAVLHQHSSCNRTEETGN, from the exons ATGGAGGACTCGAGCCTGTTCATGCAATGGGCGGTGAGCACGCAGCAGCACGAGCAACCGGCGGCCGCCGTCGACGGCGACTGCGGCGAGGCGACCTTCCCCTCTCTCCAAGCGTTCCGCGAGGCCTCGCACGCAGCCAAAATGGTGCAGGAGCTGATCGCGGAAGCCCATGCGGCAAACAGCTGGAGCTCCGGCGACGGCGACATCGCCGACGGCAGCAGCGTCGGCAATAACTCGGCCCCCGCGGCAGTGGACCATGATATCTGGCCCATGTCGCCGAACTCGGCCAGGCGCGGCCCGATCAGAAGCAGCAGCGGCACCATCCTGCCCGTGAGCTGGAACTTCagcgccgcctcggcgcagCCAGGCAGCGACGGCGTGATGGAGACCACCGGCGCCGCTACACGGGGCCTGCCGGATCTGGTGCACGGGTCACCGCGGACGAGGAGATCCGGCCTAAAGAGCGCAGCGGGATCCATGTCGGCGCCGTACGCTCAGGACCACATTATCGCGGAGCGGAAGCGGCGGGAGAGGATCAACCAGCGCTTCATCGAGCTCTCCACAGTCATCCCCGGCCTCAAGAAG ATGGACAAGGCGACCATCCTTTCTGACGCGACGAGGTACGTGAAGGAGCttcaagaaaagctcaaagGCATGGAGGCCGGCGGCAGCAACAGTAGGAGCATCGAAACCGTGCTGCTCGTCAAGAGGCCATGCCTCCATGGCGCGGCCGAACCGGACGACGATGGCTCCCTCTTGTCGGTGTCGTCAGGCACGCCGGCAGCGAGGAAACAACTGCCGGAGATCGAGGTCCGGTTCTCGGAGAAGAGCGTGATGGTGAGGGTCCACTGTGAGGACGCCAAGGGTATGGTCGTGAAGGTGCTCACCGAAGTTGAGAAGCTTCACCTTAGCATCATCCACGCCAATGTCATGCCGTTCCCGGCTTGCACTCTGATCATAACCATCACGGCAAAG GTGGAGGAGAGCTTCACAGTAACTGCGGAGGAGATCGTTGGCAGACTTAACTCTGCAGTACTGCACCAGCATAGCAGCTGCAACAGGACTGAAGAAACAGGAAACTAA